The following are encoded in a window of Brachyhypopomus gauderio isolate BG-103 chromosome 18, BGAUD_0.2, whole genome shotgun sequence genomic DNA:
- the dynll2b gene encoding dynein, light chain, LC8-type 2b yields the protein MTDRKAVIKNADMSEDMQQDAVDCATQAMEKYNIEKDIAAYIKKEFDKKYNPTWHCIVGRNFGSYVTHETKHFIYFYLGQVAILLFKSG from the exons ATGACTGACCGGAAGGCAGTGATAAAGAATGCTGACATGTCTGAGGACATGCAGCAAGATGCAGTGGACTGTGCCACTCAAGCCATGGAGAAGTACAACATTGAGAAAGACATTGCTGCATACATCAAAAAG GAGTTTGACAAGAAGTACAATCCCACGTGGCATTGCATTGTGGGACGTAACTTCGGCAGCTATGTGACACATGAAACGAAGCACTTCATCTACTTCTACCTTGGCCAAGTAGCCATTCTGTTGTTTAAATCAGGCTGA